CCGGCGTCGCCGCTGCCGATTGTGTTCTTCGGCACATCGGGATTCCGTCTGAGAAGCAACTCCCGCTCCGCAACACCGTTCAGGACGACGGTTCATGACGCAGGCCGCGCTGATCTATCCACATCAACTGTTCGCAGACCACCCGGCGCTTGTGAACGCCTCGCAAGTCGTGCTGGTCGAGGAACCGTTGCTGTTCAGTCAGTACCGTTTCCACCGCCAGAAGCTGATCTTCCACCGCGTTACGATGAAGCAGTTCGCGGCGGGGCTGCAGCAACGGAAACTAAAGGTTCACTACATCGAAGCGAGCAAATTGACGGACACCGCTGCCATTGCGTCCGTGCTGAAGGAACTTGGCATTCGCTCCGTGCAGTATGTTGATCCGTGCGACGACTGGATAGCGACCCGCCTGGCAACGGCGCTCGAGCGGCAGGGGATCGCCGCGGTGGTGCTCGATGACCCGCACTTTCTCACGCCTGTCTCGGTCGTGCGCGACTTCACGGTGGGCAAGGATCGACTTTTTTTCAACAGTTTCTATATCGCTCAGCGGAAGCGGCTGGGTCTACTGCTGGATGACGATGGCAAGCCAGTCGGCGGTCAATGGAGCTTCGACCCGGACAATCGCAAGAAGTTGCCGAAGGGCGTCCGCATCCCAACGACGCCTCACACGAAAGCTGGAGCAGCCGTCAGGGCTGCGATGCAGTATGTACGTGCGAATTTTCCCACTGCGATCGGGGCCGACGCGGAACTTGGTTACCCAATCGACCATGCCGGGGCCGCGGTCTGGCTCGACGAATTCGTTCAGGAGCGACTGGCGTCGTTTGGCGACTACGAGGATGCCATCAGCGCGGAACATGGCGTTCTGTTTCATTCCGTGTTGACGCCGATGCTCAACGTCGGCCTGCTTTCACCGCGCCAGGTTGTCGACGCTGCGCTCGCGCGTAGTAAACGCGTTCCGCTCAACTCTTTGGAAGGCTTCGTCCGCCAGATCATCGGCTGGCGAGAATTTGTTCGCCTCGTGTACCTGACTCATGGACGCGAGCAACGCACCCGTAACTTCTGGGGATTCTCCCGCGGCATCCCCGCCGCCTTCTATGACGCCACGACCGGCATCGAACCCGTGGACACGGTGATCCGCCGGGTGCTGCGCAGCGGCTATTGCCACCATATCGAGCGGTTGATGATCTTGGGCAACTTTCTGCTGCTCTGCGACATCGCCCCCGATGAGATCTACCAGTGGTTTATGGAAATGTTCATCGATGCTTACGACTGGGTGATGGTGCCCAATGTTTACGGCATGAGCCAGTACGCGGACGGAGGACTGATGACGACAAAACCTTACATCAGTGGGTCAGGGTACGTCTTGAAGATGAGCGACTTCAAGAAAGGCCCGTGGTGCGCCATTTGGGATGCGCTTTACTGGAGGTTTATCGACCGGCATAGCAAGTTCTTTGCGGCCAATCCGCGGATGTCGGTGATGGTGAAAATGAAAGAAAAGCTCGGCGCACGGATGGCCGAGCACCACCGGTTGGCAGACGCTTTTCTAGGGCAATTGCATCAGTAGCTCCCACCAGCATCGTTCCTGGTGTGCGGCAACCGTTGACCAGGCACGGTAGCGAAGCGATGCGCGACCGTTGACAAGGCATGGTTCGTTTCAGCTCAAGAGGCGCCCCTATTCGGCAGCAGCCTGACGCGTGACGATGGGGACGTAGCCGATCTCCAGGCCCTGGGGTGGAGTGACGATGACGGCCGGATCGAGGTCGGCCAGCTTACCGACGGTCGGTGGGGGCAAGTAGTGGCGATCCTTCGTCCAATGCTTGTGAAGTAATTCGACCCGTTTCTGAACGGCTTCTCGCTCGTCGGTTGTCAGGTCGGCGTTGAGCATCGCCGGCTGATCGGCGAAGCGGTACCAATAATACGTCACGACGCTCCCGTCCCCCAACTTCGCTTCGAAGGGCCCCGCCGCAGGACCAGGCTTTTTCCAACAGCTTTCCGCCTCATCAGGCGTCACGTACGGCATCCGTTCAACGCCGAGTCGTCTCGGGAATTCTGCCTTCGCCAGGCCGGTTTCGGCGGGGACTTCCTGTCCATGGGTCGCCACCCAATTCGGCTGGCCGCCTTGGTTTTTTTCCAGTCGGTAGTATTCGGGCAAGGTAACGAGTGAACCGTCCTTCGCGACGGCCTCTTTCGCCCACTTGTAACCGTACGTGGTCTCGTCCAGCGTGGTCGGCCGGGCGAACGAACTCCAAGCGAGCGGCGCCTTGCTCTCGTTCGGCGCGTCCGGCAAATAGATTTCCCAGGTCGCGCCGCCTCCGTCCTTAAAGTTGTGGACTGCGGATGCGTCGGCGTCAATCTCGCCGGAGGCCTCTTTTCCACCTTCAAACCACGCTTGCACGTCGTCCCACAGAGCCGCCTTCTTGTAGGCCGTGATGCGGTGGATAAGCGGAGCGTCTCTATCCGCCATCGCCGGAAAACGTGTGGGGGCGACGCGGGCGTAGGTGTCGCCTTTGGCGTCGTTCGAGATAAAGGCGGGGATATGCTGCGTTTCCATCTGCACCGCTTTGTTCGGCTCGGACGGCCGGCTGTCGAGAAACTGCCCGGCCAGGCTGGGGCGCTCGACCGACGGCCGCGACCAAAAGTAGGGGAGGAAGCAGGTCACAGGCCCTTTGAAATTGCCGGTATTCAGAAACAGAGTCCAGCACTGGTCACCTGTCGGCACGTCCTTCGCGGCAGTCGTTTTCTTGGGAGACGTCAACGGCAACGGCAAATACCCGTAGCCGAACAATTCGCCGGATGTCCCCTGTTTCAGGTTGAGCCCGTCCGGCGGCCAGAGCACCCATGGGCTCAGTTGCGCAATGGCATAGTGTCCGGCTGGATTCGACCAGTCACGGCCCTTGCCTGCACCGGGACCGTTGGCCCACTCCACGAAATTGAGCGCCACGCCTCCCATGATGAACTTGGGAGTCTCGGTGGCAAATCGGGTGTCCCGCCACCAGCCGAGTCCTCCTTCGATGTCCGAGTACTGATCCTTGGGCTCGGGGCCATCGAACTGCGCGAACATCCACGTACCGAAAAGTCCGCTTTGAAAATCCTGTCCGGGGTAGTTCTTCAACAGTGGCCATGCCGCCACGTACATCGAAAACCCAGCGTTATAGGTCTTGTCCACCTGCTCATGCGGTACGAGCAGGTAGCCGGCCATTTCCGCTTGCTGGGGCGGGTTGTCCTCCACGGACAGAATTGCTTCGGCGAATGCCACGCCAATCGGCGCTAAGATCTTCGCTGCTCCGAGGTAGTGATAGCCGCCATTGGATACCCCGGCCGTCAAGCGATTCAACTCGTCCGGAGTGAAATGCGCCGCGATGGCCTTGTTCCGCGCGGCTTCTTTCGCTTCCTGGCTTAGTTTCGAGTCCTTGTTGAATTCCTGCTCTAACTTGT
The sequence above is drawn from the Planctomycetia bacterium genome and encodes:
- a CDS encoding cryptochrome/photolyase family protein, which gives rise to MTQAALIYPHQLFADHPALVNASQVVLVEEPLLFSQYRFHRQKLIFHRVTMKQFAAGLQQRKLKVHYIEASKLTDTAAIASVLKELGIRSVQYVDPCDDWIATRLATALERQGIAAVVLDDPHFLTPVSVVRDFTVGKDRLFFNSFYIAQRKRLGLLLDDDGKPVGGQWSFDPDNRKKLPKGVRIPTTPHTKAGAAVRAAMQYVRANFPTAIGADAELGYPIDHAGAAVWLDEFVQERLASFGDYEDAISAEHGVLFHSVLTPMLNVGLLSPRQVVDAALARSKRVPLNSLEGFVRQIIGWREFVRLVYLTHGREQRTRNFWGFSRGIPAAFYDATTGIEPVDTVIRRVLRSGYCHHIERLMILGNFLLLCDIAPDEIYQWFMEMFIDAYDWVMVPNVYGMSQYADGGLMTTKPYISGSGYVLKMSDFKKGPWCAIWDALYWRFIDRHSKFFAANPRMSVMVKMKEKLGARMAEHHRLADAFLGQLHQ